One Lytechinus pictus isolate F3 Inbred chromosome 11, Lp3.0, whole genome shotgun sequence genomic window, TTTCTgcccccaaaatgctcaaaagaaccctggaaaataatgataaaaaaggggccctggaaaatccccattcactaCAATGTTAAAGCTTCTCCAATGTTGTAGATTTAGAGAGTTGGTTGGAAAAAGAAGCctccccccctaaaaaaaaaaaaaaatgggtgatATAcaggtgatggtggtggtggtggaggagaaaaaaaaagaaactataTCGATCATTGGCATATATAGTAAATACAGTGCCAAAGGTGGTATGCTGTTTGCGATTCTTTCAACTTAAGCCCTTGATGAAATAGCAATCCGTTGCAACTTCCCTACAAAGGGTTTTATTAATTCTATATTTTGTCattcaatcaatttttatttctcattattattacagtccttgaatttgaatatatattttaggaCATGGTCACTTTTTTAAAAGggcacattttcattttacagcACAAATGGGGAAAATTGAAAAGGGTTCAAATGCCAGTCAAAGGGGCATTGAGACCAATTGATAGGTCATCCCTTGCCTGGGAGTTGTCTTTGCCTTGGAATAATTTAAGCCTGGCTATCCTTGATTATCATTATGTAATTGTAAATTATTGTTTCTTCAACCCAGGAGCCAAAGCCGAATGCAGAGATCAAGAAGTTTGCCCAAGATAAGTACGGTGCTCAGTTTGATCTGTTCTCCAAGATTGACGTGAACGGAGACAACGCCATCCCCCTTTACAAATACCTCAAGATCAAACAGAAAGGCACCCTGGGAAagtaagtcagaaaaaatgagatttaaaaaatgatacatcGTTGCCAAGGcgttaaaattattgataaCCATAAGCTAGATGGAGCTCATTGTGCGCTACTGCATGTACGACCTTGAGGCAAAGGAAAAGTACTCCAAGTAAACAATTAATAGTATACGCGACCATACCAAAGCGTAAAGTACTCCACGCGCCATGCATGCACATGCACAcacaatagaaaataaaagtgtGTAAACATTGTGCACACATGACCTTTTGGAGTACTTCTTTTTACCCAAAAGAATGCTTTGTTGCTCTATCCACCTATTGATATCTGTGGTTATAACTTTATATCTCAAAATTTGTAGGCTGGCTTAGCAAAAAATCTATAATAGAAGTATAGCAATGGTGGCAACCTCTTATTGTTTGTGTACAGTCTCCTGAATCCTATAAAGAACTCTTTCTAGGGAAGAGAATGTTGCCACTTGACTTATGGCACAAGTCCAAAATCGAAGTTTTTTCCTAGCTGCCCTTAAAATGTTAACAATTTAAGACACATTTTTAATACCCTTGCAACAACATGTAGGGAGAGATAGTGAGGAGATTGATTTTAATATCAGCAGATCACAACTTATTGTTGATAAATAAAGGCGGACGTTCACAAGTTGTCTAATCCCGTTGTGCCGATTAGGTGCTTAGTATGGGAGTACAGTAAAGTCAACATAAATCAACCTTCTCTTAGTTGTGTAATCTATTATTAAGTCAAAAGGCAAATTTTTAGACCAgggttccgtaacacaaaggtttgtgattaatcgtacgctgGATTCTTACgtttaattgtacattgtagtcaatggaatcattatagaaaaatgttctatgatcattgtTCAGCTTTGTGTTCCGGGGCACAGAAATCACCAGATTGTGCAAAACAATACCACTTCTTAGTCTGATTTTGCCTTTCAAAGTCAAATATACTTCTGTGGTAGCAAACTAACCTTTATGCTAAAATTCAAGTTTGTATCCAACaggaaattggaaaaaaaaatttggaattGCTATTGTTATTTATGTAGCACTGgttattttgtacatttcttAAGTCCGTCCTAATCCGTCCTTATCCCATTTCACAAAGAATTGTAGTTGATCCAATCTGGGTCTCAATAAGCatgcatacattgtacatgtgtctgtttaaaacatacatgtatggtataAAATGTGACAAACACTTGTACACACATCCTTGATCTGACTAACCACTGTGCTCTATTTAActtgtttacaaaaataaatgaataggtCTCTCATATGAATTGTGATTCAATTTCTCACCATAGTTATGGTTAGTGGGACtaattgcaaatttttttttcttcaaagaaggTCCCTTTATAGTCTTTAATCTATTCCTTGATGATAAAATGCATGATGTAATAACCAATTGTATCCATATTTCTATTTCACATTTGCAGTCGTATCAAGTGGAACTTCACAAAGGTGAGAACACTTTATGTTGCCCTCATGTTATGGGTTTAGTTTGTGGGTTGTTGGAAGAAACAATGTAGTCATTAGTACAAATTTTTCCTTGCTTTATCAGGGTTTGTTATGCTAGGagtggggggtgggggtggcaCAGGCCGGATGTGCCCCTTCCTGATCCGCCACTGAAGCTTATATTTTTAAGACAAATATTTAATCCTCCAATCAAATTTCATATCAGTACATCATAAAGACAACCTTGTACATGTAACTTGCAATTGAAATTGTAGTGAATTGACACGAGTGCAATTGTAGGAGATTTTTCACGAGTTTAAAGGAGGCTGTTCTATTCAATGAGGTGTACATTGTAGCTGAGTTGAATGGAGTGTCTCTCTTTCACCTAATGCGGAATATTGAACCATTGCACAAATAACAATATTCGCTATTCACCTTGAAAAATGCCTCAGAAGTTTAGCAAAAATACAATGAACAAACAGTTTTTCCCAATGTAAAATCCATACAAATGAAAGAATTATTGAAATCCCTGAACAGCATGTGTACAATGCTGCTAGCAGTGATTCAAGCATGCATCATACATGTTTCTGAATTTAGCTTGTAGGCCTAAGCGCATTTCACCTGAATATCGCTGCagggtacattttggatggtacatgTGCAATGGTACAAATGCTGCACAGTAAGTCTCCAATTGGCTTACGTAAATACCTCAACTCAGCAGTCATTGTACAATCAATCCGTGGGAAGTGAGACGGCTGATATAGGAAGGAGAGATGATAAACGAAAGAAACACTTCCTTACTGCAACTGAATGGTCaacaatgcaaacaaaatgtcattcatggatctacttttttcatTCTTATCTTCCCAGTTTTTGGTGAACAAAGAAGGCATTCCTGTGAAGAGGTTTGGGCCACCAACAGAACCCAAGGTGAGTTTCAAAGGAAACATATCTATCcactttttcattcattaataaTGATTTATATAACATCTTAAACAATCACGCGGTTTGCTAGGCCTTGCACGCTCTGATTTTTATTAtgttcttgtttttgtttttctagtAGGTCAAtccttttccccccttttccttcgttttgctcttatttttttgtggggggggggggctgtctaCTCTGTAAGCCTTGCTCTTGAACAATTCACTTTGCTACTTAAAATATTCTgcctttttattctttgttccCAGATTTTGTGTTGTAATCACCTATTAATCATTTGTGAATGAGGGAAAGGTACATGTAAGGGCAGTTCCCAGGAGGGGGAGGTAAATCCAGCCTCCCATTCAACATAGACAGAAATAGATTTCAATTTTGGATGTCTGACTGattgactgaaaaaaaaaaaacttcactCCTATGCTCTCAATCTTTGTCTGTTATTTAAATCCAAGGGATCCACCAAGCAATGCATAAGATAGCAAgttttacttttcaaaagttACGAAATTCATTAGGGAAATTGTATGGAAGGGAAATTGTATGGAAggaaaattaaataacttcTAATTCTGGTGACTCCCTTCCTCAAagatttttccttttattattttatttggcatttcaaccaaaaacaattaaaaaagcaAGTTACATGAAAACACACAAAGAGAAGAGGAATAAAGGATGGTTTACAGTACTGGACCAGGTTGCCTTGGGAAAGGAAAAAGTGATGATTTTCACTGTCATCCGAATATAGAGCAGtccatatttgttttatatacccCATCGATAATCACATAATTCTATCCCAAATCTGCTGCTGGCCAGGACAACCGATAAATTCAGTTGTCCAGCCAGGCCAGCGCGCCGTTGGCTGCGCGTACATGATCGAGCAGCAGTAGCGCAGCAAAGCACAGCGAATGAGCTCGAGCCAGCTAGATGCACTCCTAGAAACACAACTTGTGGCCCCTCCCTCAGGGGTTACGAGTGCTATCAGGGGGTTTGATAGAAGAAATGTACAGTAAGTCAAACCTCTGAGACGATGATAGACGGAATAGCACTGTGTCACATGATGcatttttgaccaatcagagataACAATCTTAGTATGAGTTATATAAAATAGTAACTATAATGCAACAGGGCTCAGGACTTGTATGGCAACATCCAcaagaataaaaacataagctttatattaaatattaaaaattcagATAGAAATAgtatttaaaaatggaaatatataaGAACAGTAGAATGTGGTGATATTAGGAACAAAACATGGGTCAAGTTGAAAGATTCACatttcaggggagcgtttcatcaacatttttatccgacaagttgtcagatctgacaactttccctggttccgattggctgagaggtactgtacctctggtaattgtcggataaaacaggacttgtcggataaaatcgttccatgaaacgctccccaggataAACCTAAAATTTTATGGCAACAtccacaaaaataaaaacatataaatgaGAACAAGAAAATATGATGACATTAGGGACAAAATGTGGGTCAATttgaaaaattgataatttaGGGTATacgtttgtaataatttttttttcttcttcttctttcttcttcttcataatgCAGGACACCGTAAAAGACATTGAGAAGTACCTataaaggaaaggggaaaaaaacatgAAGCATTGATGTGAAGGTATGAAGGTGATCTACAAACTTCCTGTAACTCGGAGCTGCCAAGCTAGTCTAGGTAATGGCCCTAATTGACtgctgcatatacatgtaacgcCCAGTTTGGATGGAGCCTACaaagtaacaatttttttaGCCGACTCCAAGAAAATTTAGCAGTAAATGCAATGTAGCATTCCaattcataattatttgattACAGGAATGTGTAATATAAAGCTTTAGCGATCAGTCGTGAGGTCGATTTCTATGATTGAAAAAATCAGCCCCATTCCAGGACTGCCGACACTCATTTTCATCTCTGTTAAGGAAAATTTACCAGGAAATTAGGGAGATGTTTTAATTTGCTTATCTGCAATTATGGCCTTTGGATTGTTGACTTTCAGGGAATATTCCTTACACTCCAGGGTTGGCAGTTTCTTGGGAAATTTAGGTCTTTCCTCTCCAGGTGGGAAATACGGGGAAAAACTCGTAAATGCTGGGAAGTACTCAAGATGTACAGAGAGGTACAGGGAAACGCTAGAATATTCTTGAGAAACTGGGCAATACCTGGAAATATTCAAAAACTATTTTTCGTAGTATTTTCCTGCCAGGGAAAATATTACACGGGGGCTCGGGGcgaatttgcccccgaaaatgCCCCACAGAGCCCTGGAAAACTAAAAACGAGCCCCTAAAATTCACATTGGGtccaatgtaaactttaatACAATGTGGCAAATTTAGTCTGGTGAGCTCAAAAGTAGCCccggataaaaaataattaatttttacCCTGTTTCCTGCATTTATAACTATTtcccattttcctttaaaaaaaatgactgagGCATTATTTACCAGTATTTACCCCACTCGTATTTTCCACCCCAGCCAAGACTGTTACACTCAAGAAGACCTGGTTCCTGTAACgcaaaggttagcaattgatttttacgattgattgtacatggaagtcaatggaatcaattgtagaaaaatgttctacgatcattgctaagctttgtgttaccggCCACTGATGACTCTGTAATATGAAGATATCCTTTTTGCCTTCACATTGATGAACACATATATTAAATACCAGGATTGGGTCATTTTCATCTTGTCCTTCATGTACCTCAGACAATCATGATGGCTTGTTGGTAAAACCGCATTCCATGTGGCAGAACAAGCTTGAGAAtaaaaggtcaaagttcatggAAGTAAGATGAGAAAGACTGGATCCTTGAATTTGATATATGTCCTTTTAGTGCCTGGTGACTATGTCTTGGACATTGTATGTAAAAGCAGGCAGTTTTGCAAAGAAGCGACTGCTTGCACAAATGTACGTGCCATAATTGGGTATTTTTATCTGCAATATCTCTCTCATGTCCTTGTCGTGACTTTTTGGATGTATTACTTGTTTTGCAGGTTT contains:
- the LOC129270920 gene encoding glutathione peroxidase-like isoform X2, with the protein product MAAGAGNNDPNWWKTAENIYAFTVTDIDGNEVSLEKYKGHVCLIVNVASSUGLTDKNYKQLVELDQQFGSSRGLKILGFPCNQFGGQEPKPNAEIKKFAQDKYGAQFDLFSKIDVNGDNAIPLYKYLKIKQKGTLGNRIKWNFTKFLVNKEGIPVKRFGPPTEPKDTVKDIEKYL